In Deltaproteobacteria bacterium, the genomic stretch CCAGGGGCAGACAACCCCTGTCGGCTTATCTTGCAGACCTTCCCCGCACTTACAATACACCGGAGATCCGTGTCAAATGCCCTGAAGAAAAGAAATTCCAACTTGTATCAAGAGTAAAACAGATGCTTTCAGGTGAACATCGGGTAATCGACATCGATGGAGTGCGGGTGGTTTTCCCCGACGGGTGGGGGCTTGTCCGGGCGTCCAACACGAGTCCTGTCATCGTTTTGCGCTTTGAAGCCGAGACTGAATCGCGGCTTCAGGAAATCAGAGGTCTGGTGGAAGCCGTGATCGACAAGGCCAGGTCCGAATTGACGTAGAGTCTGAGAATTCGAAAAGGGATCGTCAGGAATGGGCAACACATGCTTCAAAGAGCTTTTTACACGGTACAACGCCAATCCCATCATCCAGGCAAGGGATATCCCCTACCAGGCCAACTCGGTTTTTAATGCCGGGGCTACCCGTGTCGGCGACGACACCTTGCTGCTGATGCGCGTTGAAGACCGCAGGGGGATTTCACATCTTACAGCGGCGTGCAGCCGGGACGGTATAACCGAGTGGCGGATCGATGCCGAACCAACGCTGCCGGCCAGCCCGCAAAATTATCCCGAAGAAATCTGGGGGATTGAAGATCCAAGGGTCACGCGCATCGAAACCCTGGATTTATGGGCCGTAGTTTATACGGCCTATTCCAGAGGCGGGCCGCTGGTCTCCCTGGCAACCACGAGAGATTTTAAGACCTTCGAGCGCAAGGGGGTTGTCATGCCGCCGGAAGACAAGGACGCCGCCCTCTTTCCGGTGCAGTTCAGCGGCCGCTGGGCCATGCTCCATCGACCGGTTCCCGGATTTGCCGGTGTCGGGGCGCACATCTGGATCTCCTTCAGCCCGGACATGAAGCACTGGGGCGATCATCAAATTCTCATTCCGGCACGCAAGGGCGGATGGTGGGATGCCAACAAGGTCGGCCTTTCCCCGCCGCCGCTGCGGACCGAAAAAGGTTGGCTGGTCCTTTATCACGGGGTCCGGAACACGGCCGGCGGCTGTATCTACCGCCTGGGCCTGGCGCTTCTGGATCTTGAAGATCCGACCAGGCTGTTGGCGCGATCCGACGAATGGGTTTTTGCGCCGGAAGAAGATTACGAGGTAGCCGGTGACGTCGACAAAGTGATCTTTCCCTGCGGTTGGGTGACCGAGGGAGACGATGTCCGGCTCTACTACGGCTGTGCTGACAAATGCATCGCTCTGGCCATGGCACGTGTGCCGGAACTTTTAGATTGGCTTGAGAAGCACGATCAACAGGAAAGGAGGGTCTGGAGTTAGTCTTATGAAGATCGCTATGCTTTCGCCCATTGCCTGGCGCACGCCCCCGAGGCATTACGGTCCCTGGGAGAATGTGGTTTCCCTGCTGACCGAGGGCCTGGTGGACCGCGGTATCGAGGTGACCTTGTTTGCCACTGGTGATTCACAAACCAAGGGCCGACTGCGAAGTGTTTGTCCCAGGGGGTATGAAGAAGACCCCGATCTTCTGCCAAAGGTGTGGGAGTGTTTGCACATATCCGAGGTGTTTGAGCAGGGTGAACGGTTCGACCTGATTCACAACCATTT encodes the following:
- a CDS encoding glycosidase, producing MGNTCFKELFTRYNANPIIQARDIPYQANSVFNAGATRVGDDTLLLMRVEDRRGISHLTAACSRDGITEWRIDAEPTLPASPQNYPEEIWGIEDPRVTRIETLDLWAVVYTAYSRGGPLVSLATTRDFKTFERKGVVMPPEDKDAALFPVQFSGRWAMLHRPVPGFAGVGAHIWISFSPDMKHWGDHQILIPARKGGWWDANKVGLSPPPLRTEKGWLVLYHGVRNTAGGCIYRLGLALLDLEDPTRLLARSDEWVFAPEEDYEVAGDVDKVIFPCGWVTEGDDVRLYYGCADKCIALAMARVPELLDWLEKHDQQERRVWS